A region from the Flavobacterium enshiense genome encodes:
- a CDS encoding PorP/SprF family type IX secretion system membrane protein: MNILKKRFLILALFLTQLSFSQEGLPVYSDYLSDNYYLIHPSMAGASNCAKVRLTARNQWFGEADAPALQTLSFNTSLGDEGTSAFGAIVFNDRNGYHSQTGAKVTYAHHIRFSQGNDDLNMLSFGANVGIIQSRLDESEFEGFDPVVGGTKQDYTYFNVDLGMSYHFVDFYAHFTVKNAIESKREIYTDIEFDNLRKYIVSAGYTFGNEDGLLWEPSVMFQAFEQTKEKSIDINLKLYKNMEDFGKVWGGLSYRRSFDATQYYEGGTVQDQSLQYFTPIVGVNYKNFMFAYTYSYLSQAVKFDNSGFHQITLGFNFNCKREPYHCNCPAVN, from the coding sequence GGGACTTCCTGTTTATTCAGATTATTTATCGGATAACTATTATTTAATTCACCCTTCCATGGCGGGAGCTTCTAACTGTGCAAAAGTGAGATTGACAGCACGTAACCAATGGTTTGGTGAGGCTGATGCTCCGGCATTGCAAACGTTGAGTTTTAACACGTCTTTGGGTGATGAAGGAACATCGGCTTTTGGTGCTATTGTGTTCAATGATCGTAACGGATATCACTCACAGACAGGTGCCAAAGTTACTTATGCTCACCATATCCGTTTTTCTCAAGGTAATGACGATTTGAATATGCTTTCTTTTGGAGCAAACGTCGGAATTATTCAGAGTAGATTGGACGAATCTGAATTTGAAGGATTTGATCCGGTTGTTGGAGGTACAAAGCAAGATTATACTTATTTCAATGTGGATTTGGGAATGTCTTATCACTTTGTTGATTTTTACGCTCATTTTACTGTTAAAAATGCAATTGAGTCTAAACGTGAAATTTATACCGATATCGAATTCGACAATTTAAGAAAATATATTGTTTCTGCAGGTTATACCTTTGGAAACGAAGATGGTCTTTTATGGGAGCCGTCAGTTATGTTTCAAGCATTTGAGCAAACCAAAGAGAAATCTATTGATATAAACCTTAAACTTTATAAAAATATGGAGGACTTCGGTAAAGTTTGGGGAGGTCTTTCATATAGAAGAAGTTTTGATGCAACGCAATATTATGAAGGGGGAACTGTTCAAGACCAATCGTTGCAGTATTTTACGCCAATCGTTGGTGTAAATTACAAAAACTTCATGTTTGCTTACACGTATTCTTATTTATCACAAGCTGTTAAATTCGATAACAGTGGTTTCCACCAGATTACATTAGGTTTCAACTTTAACTGTAAACGTGAGCCTTACCACTGTAACTGTCCTGCAGTAAATTAA
- a CDS encoding gamma carbonic anhydrase family protein, producing MALIKEVRGKYPQIPEDCYVADNATIVGDVTLGASCSIWFNAVVRGDVHSITIGNKVNIQDGAVIHCTYQKHPTVIGNNVSIGHNAIVHGCTVHDNVLIGMGAIIMDNCVINSNTIIGAGSVVTQNTVVESGAIYAGIPAKKVKDINTSDFAGEIERISNNYVMYSSWFKEGN from the coding sequence ATGGCATTGATTAAAGAAGTCAGAGGAAAATATCCTCAAATACCGGAGGATTGTTATGTAGCAGATAATGCTACCATTGTTGGAGATGTTACTTTAGGGGCATCTTGTAGTATTTGGTTTAATGCTGTTGTACGCGGCGATGTTCATTCGATCACCATCGGTAACAAAGTGAACATTCAGGACGGTGCAGTAATTCATTGTACTTACCAAAAACATCCGACTGTAATAGGGAATAATGTTTCTATCGGTCATAACGCTATAGTGCACGGCTGTACAGTACACGATAATGTATTAATTGGAATGGGAGCTATTATTATGGATAATTGCGTTATCAATAGCAATACAATCATTGGGGCAGGCTCTGTTGTTACACAAAATACCGTTGTGGAATCCGGGGCGATTTACGCAGGAATCCCTGCAAAGAAGGTGAAAGATATCAATACGTCTGATTTCGCCGGTGAAATCGAGCGTATATCCAATAATTACGTCATGTATTCGAGTTGGTTTAAGGAGGGAAATTAA